The nucleotide sequence GTTCTGGTCCTCTGGCTCATCCGCTTCCGCCGCCCGACAAAACAGGTCATCCAGCAGTTCGATGATATTGACAAAACTATCCCGGAAGATCCCAGACAGGTTTGCCAGCACGTCAATCCGGGGATGATCCAGGTCTGCCAGGGGTTTTAGCTCGTAACGCACAATCCGTCCAGTACCTTCCTTGACCGGTTCTGCCCCCACCAGTTCCAGCAAAATGCCGAGGGACTCACCCTTTGTCTTAATTGCATCCAGTCCCCACAGCATGACGGCAACCGTCTCCGGATAGGCTCCCCCGTGTTCAGCCTGATGCTGGGCGATGATCTGGCGGGCAATTTCCCGTCCCCGTTCATAGGCAGCAGGGGAGGGCATCCGGTAAGGATCAAGGGCATGGATATTACGTCCAGTGGGCAGGACGCCAGGACCATCCCGCAACAGGTCGCCGCCGGGAGCGGGGGGGATGTATTCCCCATTCAGTCCCCGCAGCAGATTCGTGAGTTCGTCGCTATTTTGCAGGAGCAGGTCACGGATCTGGAGGGCACTATCGATTTTGGCGCGATCGCCACCTGACTGGCGTATCGTTTCTTCGCTGACAGACTCACCGTGGGCAATGGTAGCGATCGTCTGGGCAGACAGATCTTCGCCAAAATAGGCTTGCAGATAGCGCTCTAATTCCTCGGCTGTGGGGGGGCTGCCGAGGGTGTGCAACCCGGAAGAAAAGAGGCGATTTTCCAGCACTTGCAGATACTCATAGAGTTTCACCAGATAGCGGCTGAAGGCATCAGTGCTGAACAGACGGGCATTTTCTGGAATCAGAGCAATCCCCAGCTTGCGGGCATCCTCAAACGGACAGTCTGCCTCCAGTCCGGTGTCTACCAGTTTTTTGCAAATCGCTTCCTTGAGGGCGCTGTTTTTCTGGGGATCTTCCCGGTATTCCGTAATCAAATCTCGCAGCACTACCAGTTCCTTATACAGACCGGCACGCCCATAGGGCGGTACGTTATGGGAAATCAGCACCCCATAGCCTCTGCGCTTTGCCAGGATCGACTCGGAGGGGTTGTTGGCCGCGTAGATGTAGAGGTTGGGTAAGTCTCCCAGCAGAATGTCAGACCAGGAATAGCCTGTGTTACCAAGAGGAGAGCCGGGCAACCATTCAACGGTGCCGTGCATCCCAAAGTGAACCACTGCGTGGGCGCGGAACTCTTTTTGCAACCACTGGTAAAAGGCCGCGTACTGGGGATGGGGGGTCAGATCCCGTTCAAACATGAGTCGCATGGGGTCGCCAGCAATTCCCAGAGGGGGCTGTACGCCAATCCAGATGTTACCCAACTGGACTCCGCCCAGCAGAAACTCATCTCCCAGAGTTTTGATGCCAGTATCCGTCAGGGATTTCCAGTTTTTCCTGACCCAGGAGGTGCGCAGGTAGCCAAGCCAGGATTCGAGGGAGCGGGCAGGGACGGTAGTGGGTATGGGGTATCGGGTGTCGGAGGTGCCCTCCCCGTTCCCGGCCCCCGTTCCCCGGCCCCCGGTCCCCGGCTTCACAGTCCCCTGCTCCATTGCCTCATCGGCATCCTTCACCCACTTGATCAGGGTTTCGCCGTCTTCGGGCAAGTCTCCAACGGTGTAACCCTGGGACTTGAGAGCATGGAGGAAGTTGAGCAGCGATCGCGGCACATTCAGCAGGGCAGCAGTTCCGACTGCACCATAGCCAGGAGGAAAGCCATAGAGAATAATGGCGATTCGGCGTTCTGCCGGGGGAGTGCGGCGCAGTTCAATCCAGTGCTTCAGGCGAGCGGTCAGGCGCTGAACGCGATCGGGGATCAGGTAAATGTCTTCCCCAACTAAGCCGCCCAGGGGAATGGTATCAATCGCCCCATCCAGTTCTGGCAGGGCATAGAGAACCACACTCTGCAACCCGCCAATTCCCTGCCGTGTCCAGGAATGGATATCCTGAATCAGCAGCGGAGCCGCCACAAGATAGGGGACATTCTTGGCACTCAGGATGCGTCTGGCTACGTCTACCTGTCGGCCCGCCTCCATTGAACCTGCTGGCCCCCCAACCAGGGGAAAGCCAATGGTAGACACGATCGCATCCACTGGAACAGCCTCACTTGATAGAGACAGCGTTTCAACCTTTCCCTGCTGGCGCTGCTGCTGTTCATAGGCTGTGGTAATCAGGTCACGCACCGCCACATGCCCTTCAACCCCATTGATGAAAATCGGCAATGGTACCAGTCCCGCGGACTCAAAGGCACGAATCAACCTGGGAATGTAGGGCTGTTTGGTAATGACGTGTTTGCGGTACAGGAGAAGGGCAATCACTGGGGACCGGGTATCGGGTATCGGATACCGGGCGTAGGAGGAGCCATTGCCAGTTGCCGGGCGTGAATTCGCTAATTTCCCATCTCCCCTCGTTTCCTTTGACCCCGGTCTCCCGTCCCCGGTCCCTGATCTCCGACTCGAATACCATTCGAGATACTTCCTGGGGGACTCAAAATAGCCGCTGTAGTCGGGGTGGAGTAGCCCAAGGTTGGGGGTTTCGAGGGGAGGAGGAATCTCACCGACTTTCAGACCCAGGTACTTTTCTGCCAGAGTCCAGAATAGAGCTGCAACATTTTCAGAGCCGCCTGCATTCCAGTAGCCATAGATAATCAGCCAGTTACGGAGATCCTGGACTTTCTGGACGGGAACAAATTTGAGCAGTTTGGGTCCGGTTTTGAGGAAGCTGAGGTAACCAGCCAGTTTGTCCTCTTCCCGTCCGCTGCTAAATTTGCTGAGGATAAACTGAATTGGTTTCGGCATTCCCTTGGGCTTGTCCCCGATCGCAAATTTGCCCAGGCGAGTCAGGCTCATCAGTTCCAGGGCAGACTCAAACACAAGCCGGATAGGAATTTCCTGCACCCGTTCTCGCAACCAGAGGACCTGGTCATAGTCAAACAGGAGGCTGGCAAAGAACACCTGGGCACCCTGGAGGGCGGCTTCAACGGTTGCGGGCTGGCTGCTGAGGTCGCGATCGCTAAATACCTGGATGTCCAGTTCCGGGCAGCGTTTCTGCACCAGTTCGGCTGTCTGCCGATACAGGTTGGCATTAAAAGATTCAAACCCGACAATAAGCACAATGCGTTGCATACAGAACTCACTGAGAATTCTCAGCTATAGCGTTTCCCTTCTGGATGAGGTACATCTCATCTGGTTGACTCAAAGGTTCTACAACCAGTGTAATGAACATTTAATTTTGCACCATTACAAACCTGTGTCGATTGGGTTACCCTGCGGGAAGCAAGCTACGCTGTCGCTTTACCCAACCTGCGGTGCAGAACGTTTGGATGGCTCTCCTGGTTCGCCAGGGATCCGCTGTTCGTTGTCGTCAAACCTTTGTGCGATCGGTCAAAATTTCATACCCATCATCCGTGACAAGAACGGTGTGCTCAAACTGAGCAGAGAGCGCATTATCTACGGTAACGACCGTCCAGCGGTCATGGAGGGTACGGGTCACTTTAGATCCAGCATTTACAATGGGTTCGATCGCCAGTGTCATCCCCGCCCTCAATTTAACATTGGGCATAGAATGGGTGCGGAAGTTAAACACCGACGGCTCTTCATGCAAATTACGCCCAACACCGTGCCCGGTATAGTCTTCCACCACACTAAACCCACTGGCACGGACGTGATCTTCAATGGCTCCTGCCAGATCAAGCAGGCAGGCACCTGCCCTGACCTGTTGAATGCCCTTGTAAAGAGCTTCTTCAGCAACCTGGATCAGCCGTGCGGCGGCAGGAGTGACTCTTCCAACGGGGATGGTAATGCAGGAATCTCCGTGGAAGCCTTCAAAATAAGCCCCAGTATCAACTTTGAGTACGTCCCCTTCGCGGATTACCTTCTTCCGGTTAGGAATCCCGTGAACCACTTCCTGGTTGATGCAGGCACAAATGGATGCAGGGAATCCGTGGTAGCCCTTGAAACTGGGAGTGGCGCCCATCTCACGAATCCGCTTTTCAGCATAAGCATCCAGATCAGCCGTTGTCATCCCTGGCTTCACCAGTTCAGCAATTTCTTTCAGCACGGTTGCCACAACTCTGGCAGCCTGCCGCATCACTTCAATTTCCTGCGGTGTCTTCACCTCTGCCCCCCGACGACTACGTTTCAGGGATGGTAAGGCGGATGGTGTAAACAACTGGCTGAGGAGATTCATAGGACTTCAGGCAGGACATTAAAAAAGCACTTCCTTTAGATTAACTTAGAATTCCGCCAAACTTGTCGCAGTTTCTATGGGGCTGTGCTTCTAAGCAAACTCTGCTCATAAACCTGAAAAATCAACTGCAAAATTCAACCTGATTCGGTTTCACCTTGATAGGATGACAGCATTGTTACTGATCTGATCTGACGTTATGAAACCCGTTTGGAAGTACGCGATTGCAGGGTTTGTTGGTCTTATTATCGGATTTTCCTTTGCCTCCTGTGGACAGCAAAGCGGTGATGGAGTCGAAGCAGAAAGTTCACTCAGGTTCAGATTTGTCGAGGGAAAGGCGAATCATCCCAATCGTTTACTGGAAGTTCAGATCAATGGAGTGATTTTGAACAGTCCATCCAGCGGTTTTACCGGATTTTCGGAAGGTGGGGTGACCTATGGTTACCAGGTGCAGCGTCTGCTGGAGCGTATCAG is from Leptothermofonsia sichuanensis E412 and encodes:
- the map gene encoding type I methionyl aminopeptidase, encoding MNLLSQLFTPSALPSLKRSRRGAEVKTPQEIEVMRQAARVVATVLKEIAELVKPGMTTADLDAYAEKRIREMGATPSFKGYHGFPASICACINQEVVHGIPNRKKVIREGDVLKVDTGAYFEGFHGDSCITIPVGRVTPAAARLIQVAEEALYKGIQQVRAGACLLDLAGAIEDHVRASGFSVVEDYTGHGVGRNLHEEPSVFNFRTHSMPNVKLRAGMTLAIEPIVNAGSKVTRTLHDRWTVVTVDNALSAQFEHTVLVTDDGYEILTDRTKV
- the bchH gene encoding magnesium chelatase subunit H; amino-acid sequence: MQRIVLIVGFESFNANLYRQTAELVQKRCPELDIQVFSDRDLSSQPATVEAALQGAQVFFASLLFDYDQVLWLRERVQEIPIRLVFESALELMSLTRLGKFAIGDKPKGMPKPIQFILSKFSSGREEDKLAGYLSFLKTGPKLLKFVPVQKVQDLRNWLIIYGYWNAGGSENVAALFWTLAEKYLGLKVGEIPPPLETPNLGLLHPDYSGYFESPRKYLEWYSSRRSGTGDGRPGSKETRGDGKLANSRPATGNGSSYARYPIPDTRSPVIALLLYRKHVITKQPYIPRLIRAFESAGLVPLPIFINGVEGHVAVRDLITTAYEQQQRQQGKVETLSLSSEAVPVDAIVSTIGFPLVGGPAGSMEAGRQVDVARRILSAKNVPYLVAAPLLIQDIHSWTRQGIGGLQSVVLYALPELDGAIDTIPLGGLVGEDIYLIPDRVQRLTARLKHWIELRRTPPAERRIAIILYGFPPGYGAVGTAALLNVPRSLLNFLHALKSQGYTVGDLPEDGETLIKWVKDADEAMEQGTVKPGTGGRGTGAGNGEGTSDTRYPIPTTVPARSLESWLGYLRTSWVRKNWKSLTDTGIKTLGDEFLLGGVQLGNIWIGVQPPLGIAGDPMRLMFERDLTPHPQYAAFYQWLQKEFRAHAVVHFGMHGTVEWLPGSPLGNTGYSWSDILLGDLPNLYIYAANNPSESILAKRRGYGVLISHNVPPYGRAGLYKELVVLRDLITEYREDPQKNSALKEAICKKLVDTGLEADCPFEDARKLGIALIPENARLFSTDAFSRYLVKLYEYLQVLENRLFSSGLHTLGSPPTAEELERYLQAYFGEDLSAQTIATIAHGESVSEETIRQSGGDRAKIDSALQIRDLLLQNSDELTNLLRGLNGEYIPPAPGGDLLRDGPGVLPTGRNIHALDPYRMPSPAAYERGREIARQIIAQHQAEHGGAYPETVAVMLWGLDAIKTKGESLGILLELVGAEPVKEGTGRIVRYELKPLADLDHPRIDVLANLSGIFRDSFVNIIELLDDLFCRAAEADEPEDQNFIRKHALALKSQGVENVSARLFSNPAGDFGSLVNDQVVASNWESSDELGQTWQSRNVFSYGRQDRGQSRPEVLKTLLSSCDRIVQEIDSVEYGLTDIQEYYANTGGLKQAAEQQRFAETKQRKPVQTSFVESFSKDTTPRKLEELLRLEYRSKLLNPRWAEAMAAQGSGGAYEISQRMTALIGWSGTTGFQESWVYDQAAATYALDPEMANKLRQANPEAFRNVVGRMLEAHGRNFWQPDENTLKKLQQLYAETDEELEGVNLNPSTLGERHPT